GGATGGGAGCCTTATTCCAGCTTTCGGACGTCCCATCCACATCCGAGCGACACGCTCAAGGAGATGGTGGACTTGGATGAATATAAACTTAACGGCGATTCATCTCCACGACTGAAGTCGGAAGCCTTCTCGCCGAAAGAGTGGTAACCTATTAATATTTAAGGTATTGATTTTAATTATAGAATATGATCGGATCTAGTTATGATTTGGTGGTTATGGGAGATTTATGCTTAGATATTGATGTGTATTATTCTAAGAATACTGAAATTTTAGGTAATCAAAGAGAGGCCAAAAAAGTTGATATACTGCTTGGGGGGTCAGGAAGCAATGTTGCACGAATTGCCAAAAGGCTTGGCTTATCTGTTATGTTGATCTCATCATTTAGTGATAATCCGATAGGTAATTTGTTAAAGTATTTCATAGAAAGTGCTATGGGAAAAGAAAACTTGTTATTGGCAGTTCATCATGATAATGAAGCGTATACGGTGATAAATATTGTTGGTAAGAATGGTGTGCGGAGAGCGATTTATCATATTGGATCAAAAATTAATGGATATATTGGAAAGGTACAGAGTATTAATCTAAAGATATTTCATATATCAGGATACGCATTAGAACTTATCGATTATGATGAATTTATAACACTACTTGATGTACTATCTAAAAAGAATGTCAAGATTGGTTTAGATTTATTTCCAAGAATAAAAAATGTACGGCAAGAATACCTTAACAACATGTTGGAAAAATTAACATTCTTATTTGGAAACGTTGAAGAATACATAACTCTAACCAATTCACGAAATATAAAGGAAGCAATTAATAAATTAGCTGGCATGAAGCCTTCTGTAAAAGTCATAAAACTTGGTTCAGGTGGTTCTCTTGCTATCCTTAAGAATAACATTATTAAAGAGAAAGCGTTCAAAGTAAAAGTATTATCAGTGAAGGGCGCAGGTGATGCATTTATAGCAGGTTTCTATGCTGCATATTTAAAGAATTTGCCATTATGGTTATGTCTTCGCTTTGGAAATTATGTTGCTTCGTTAGTAGTATCGGGAAATCAGGATATGATATCGGAAGAATTAATAACAAATATACAAACATTGTGAGAAAAATTATTCACTTAAAACTATGATAGAAGCTGCTTTTATTATAAGATAAATTATATCATTTTGTTTTAGTTCAAGCTCTTCAAAAAAACCTCGCGTTATCATAATTTTAATAGGTAAGTTATTAACATTAACAGTTATCATTATTGTAGGACCGGATGGTTCAATAGCTTCAATTGAACCTTTTAACACATTTCGTGATGTAGAGCGTTCAGGCATGGTTTTACTTATTAGTATATTTTCAGGTTTAATACCTATCATTATACGGCCATCATGTTTTCCAGGGATAGTGAGTTTAACATTATCAATAAATATTGTACTCATATTATCTTTACTACTCTTTGCAATACCAGTAAATATGTTCTGATACTGGAGAAATTCTGCAACAAATTTGCTCTTTGGCTTTGAAAATATCTGACCAGTTAATCCTTGTTCAATAATAGTTCCATTCTTCATTACAGCAAGCATCTCACCCAGATACATAGCTTCTTCCTGGTCGTGTGTTACATGCAGCACTGGTATTTCATAATATTTTAATAATTTTTTGATCTCTTTCCAAAACTGTTTCCTTGTAACCAGGTCCAAGGAAGAAAATGGTTCATCCAGTAAGATAACCTTTGGTCTGACAGCTAAAGCCCTGGCTAATGCCACACGTTGTTTCTCACCACCACTTAAATTTGTCACATAACGGTTTTTCAAATGTTCTAATCCAAAAAGTTTAAGCATTTCACTAACTCTTTCTTCTCGAACATTTCTAGGAAAACCTCTGGCTAATAATCCATATTCGATATTCTCGTAAACTGTTAAATGAGGGAACAATGCAAGATTTTGAAATACCATCGAGATATTCCTTTTCTCAGGTGGTAAGTTAGTTATTTCAGTATCATCGATAAACACTTGACCCCCAATAATTTGTCTTAATCCAGCTATACTTTCAAGCAATGTAGTTTTTCCAGAACCAGTAGGACCTAGTATCACCATCCATGAACCATTAGGTATTTTGAACGATATATTTCTCAACATAAAAGAACCCACTTTAACGCTCAAATCCTTAACCGTAAGAACCGTACACACCACCTCTCCGTTGAATAATCTTAAGTGTTATAAACAGTATTAGACTCACCAGTACCAATAGTGATGTTATCGGCAACGCATTATATAATCCCCTTGTTGTAAATTCATTATAAATAAGAACTGGTGCCGACATACTCCCAGAAAAAGGTCCATAAAGTATTACATAAGTTAACACTATCACTGCACCAAATTCACTCATCCCACGAGCCCATGATACTATTAAACCAGTAAAGATAGCATTTTTTATGAGAGGCAATATAACCTTATAGAAAGTGAAACCATGCGAAGCTCCTAATGTTCTGGATACCTTCTCTAACGATGGGTCAATAAGTCTGATGGCACTCTCAACTGATCGTACATAAAGCGGAAAACTAACAAATAGCTCTGCAATTACAATCCCCAAAAACGTATCAGTAACTCTAATGCCTTGAGATGATAAAACTGTTCCAAGTAACCCTCTTGGACCCCACACTATTAATAATGCTATTCCTGCTACCAAATGAGGAATTATCATGGGGAGATCAACAACAGAATCAATAATGTATTTGCCTGGAAAATCATATCTAGCTAAAATATAAGCTAACGGTGTACCTAGAATAAAAGAAAGAACAGCAGCAAACGCAGCAGACAAAATCGTAACTAAAATAGCGGAAGTAACTTGTGCATCAACAATATAATACATTAAAGTATACGGAGAACTACTTATCAAAAGAGAAAAAATAGGCAACAAAATAAAAAGAACACTAAACAGTGAAATCAATGAAAAAAACATCAATAAGAGTTTTAAATTGTGCATGATTCCCTCAACCACTAATCGGTGTTATTAATCCAGTATATAAAAGATCTTTCAACTCACTTGGCAACCCCTCACTACCATAAACATAAGCTGGAGAGAAACTTTTCTGCCCGTTTTTCTCAATAATTTTCCTACCCTCTTCTGATAAAAGAATCTTAATGAACTCTATTGCTAACCTCTTATTGGGGGCATTATAAGGTATTGTTAAAGCATACATTATTGGTTGACCACTCACAACTTTACCATTAACTGTAACTGACACTTCAGAATATATTTCGGCATATCTTGGATCACCTAGATTTACCTGAGGGGGAAGTCTTACATAATTCAGATGATGCTGTACAGCTAGTGAATAATAAGATATTACATAATCAACTTGTCCAGACTCTAATGGTGCTAATAAATCAACTTCTTTAGGTTTTATTATAAGCTCACCATTAGAATACTTATTTTTATAAAGCATATCGTATAGCGTGTGATTATCATGATAATAATACATACTGGCAAGCTTTGTAACCAATACTGCCCTATAACCACTAGGATCTCTATCTTTATCCGAAACTCCCACGATAACTCCCGGACGTGCAATTATTTTATACCAATTATTCTCATCAATCTCTGAAGCATACTTACTCCTATTAGTATAAAGAACAACCATTTCATTACCTGCAAAAACGATATACCAGCTTGTAAACCTAGGTAGCATGAGGTCACGTATTACATAATAATCAGCAACACCAACAATATCAAACTCGCGACCTAAATCCGTTACTTGACGAACCGCATCAACACTTCCAAAAGCTTCATCATCGATAACCAAATTAGGATACTTATTTTTTAGCATTCCCTCAATTTGTTGAAAGGGTATTGTAAGACTACCCGCATGAACCACTCTAAAAACGTTTAAAGAAGCTCCATAAAAACCAATGTTATATCCATCATTGTATCCATATATGTAACCTACATAAAAACCGACAACAAGCATTATAACCATAGATATTATCATAATGAGCTTTCCATACTTATCCCACAACGCCACAAAGATCACCGATATGTATAACAGTTCATATCGAATATAAACTTGACTGTGTTTATTCCACCTTGATGATAAACAGTCAACAGTGAAGAGAATCCAATAATATTCGTTAACGTTACTCCCAACAAAATACTGACATCAAGGAGAATCGTAAAAAGAACAATACGCCATCATATTTTATAACCCTCTGAAGACGATGCTTTCAGTTGTAGAATGATATTAATCATGAATAGAAAAAGTATGGAATTCGTGGCACCGCAAGGTTTATGAATTGCTAGGGAACTCAATCAATCTAAAAAGTTATTAGTGAGCTTGATAATGTTTTAATAGTGTAAAAATATGTTACAGTTTAAACTTCAAACTAGATTTAGTTTCATTTCTAACAATACATTAATCGATGAAGAACTTATTGAATTGCTTAAAGAAATAAAAAGAAGCAGTTCTTTAATTTTAGCTGCTAAAAAAATACGCGTATCATATAAGTATGCATGGAAAAAACTCAATGAGACTAGTAGAGCTTTAGGAACACCATTAGTAATAACAACAAGAGGAGGAAAATTTGGTGGAAGGACAGAATTGACCATAACAGGTGAAGAATTGTTAAGAAGATATGGACTGTTTACAAAATATGCGTCAATAGAATTGCAAAATACTTTTAAAAAATATGTTATTGATAGTGATATAAACATTGTTGGTAGTCATTGTCCAGGCATAGAATTAGCATTGAAAACAATGGCATCTAAAAACTCAGAATTGAGATTTCATGTAGAAAACACAGGGTCCTTAAATGGTTTAATAAGTATAGAGGAAGGGAAATCTGATATTGCAGGAATACACCTACTAGATCCAGAAAGTGAAAAGTACAATGAACCATATATAAAGAAGCTTAATCTGAAAAACGTAATACTTATAAAAGGATACAAGAGAGAACAGGGATTAATAGTAAGAAAAGGCAACCCCAAAGGAATAAGAGGCATGGCTGACATTATCACTAGAAAAGGAATCTTTGTAAATAGAAACATGGGCTCAGGAACAAGAATACTCTTTGAAAAATTACTCTACAAAACAGCAAAAGAGTTTCAAATTAATTTTGAAGATGCAAAAAATTCTATACGTTATTATCCTCATGAAGTCAACTCACACGCTGAAGTAGCACAAATAATACTTAAAGGATATGCTGACGTAGGATTAGGAATAAGAACAGTCGCAGACCAATATGGCTTAGACTTTATACCACTAACTCTGGAAGAATTTGACTTTATAACCAATAATCAATCAATTAAGAATCCAGTAGTAAAGAAATTTTTCGCACTACTATCCTCACAAACATTCAAACAAAAACTAACAAAATCACTAACAGGGATACATCCAACAGAAAATACTGGAAAAATCGAGAAAATAGATGATCCTCTTCCCTGAAAAGCAAGATCCTCAACTATAAGTTATAGTACACTCCTGATAGCAGATTCATCTCTGATCCTCTTTAATAAAGTTATAAATCCACACATCAGATACTCTAGTTGGGAAAATAGGCCTCACATATTTTAATACACTGTATGCAGGTATAGTTGAGATCAAAACATGAACTACATTATAAATTCCTGTAAATACTAAAACCCAAAAAAGTACTGTGAAATCACCTTGTATCAATAAACCAAACTTACTTAATAAGTATTTAGCATAACTAAAGAAGCTAGTCCCATAGATAAGATATATGACAATTATATTAGCCAAAGTCATAAGCACAACACGAATCAGTGAGCCAAAAATGATCATTGACACAATAAGACCATGTATCGATGAGCCATTGAATCTCTTGTATAATATAGAACCAATCCAGAATCCCAACACCATGGAGAGAACAGCAATATATTTCATCAAAGGACCTATTATAGGCCATCCAGCACCAAAATTAAGTAACAACCAATGTATCGTAGTTGTAGCAAGACCGACAACAGGTCCAAAAACCAAAAACGCAGAAACATCAATGATCTCTGCAAAATCAAACTCCAAATATGGAAGTATTGGAAACGGAATTTCTAATTTAAGAAGAGTAATG
This is a stretch of genomic DNA from Thermoprotei archaeon. It encodes these proteins:
- a CDS encoding ABC transporter ATP-binding protein, coding for MSVKVGSFMLRNISFKIPNGSWMVILGPTGSGKTTLLESIAGLRQIIGGQVFIDDTEITNLPPEKRNISMVFQNLALFPHLTVYENIEYGLLARGFPRNVREERVSEMLKLFGLEHLKNRYVTNLSGGEKQRVALARALAVRPKVILLDEPFSSLDLVTRKQFWKEIKKLLKYYEIPVLHVTHDQEEAMYLGEMLAVMKNGTIIEQGLTGQIFSKPKSKFVAEFLQYQNIFTGIAKSSKDNMSTIFIDNVKLTIPGKHDGRIMIGIKPENILISKTMPERSTSRNVLKGSIEAIEPSGPTIMITVNVNNLPIKIMITRGFFEELELKQNDIIYLIIKAASIIVLSE
- a CDS encoding ABC transporter permease; this encodes MISSSPYTLMYYIVDAQVTSAILVTILSAAFAAVLSFILGTPLAYILARYDFPGKYIIDSVVDLPMIIPHLVAGIALLIVWGPRGLLGTVLSSQGIRVTDTFLGIVIAELFVSFPLYVRSVESAIRLIDPSLEKVSRTLGASHGFTFYKVILPLIKNAIFTGLIVSWARGMSEFGAVIVLTYVILYGPFSGSMSAPVLIYNEFTTRGLYNALPITSLLVLVSLILFITLKIIQRRGGVYGSYG
- a CDS encoding substrate-binding domain-containing protein, giving the protein MLQFKLQTRFSFISNNTLIDEELIELLKEIKRSSSLILAAKKIRVSYKYAWKKLNETSRALGTPLVITTRGGKFGGRTELTITGEELLRRYGLFTKYASIELQNTFKKYVIDSDINIVGSHCPGIELALKTMASKNSELRFHVENTGSLNGLISIEEGKSDIAGIHLLDPESEKYNEPYIKKLNLKNVILIKGYKREQGLIVRKGNPKGIRGMADIITRKGIFVNRNMGSGTRILFEKLLYKTAKEFQINFEDAKNSIRYYPHEVNSHAEVAQIILKGYADVGLGIRTVADQYGLDFIPLTLEEFDFITNNQSIKNPVVKKFFALLSSQTFKQKLTKSLTGIHPTENTGKIEKIDDPLP
- the wtpA gene encoding tungstate ABC transporter substrate-binding protein WtpA — encoded protein: MIFVALWDKYGKLIMIISMVIMLVVGFYVGYIYGYNDGYNIGFYGASLNVFRVVHAGSLTIPFQQIEGMLKNKYPNLVIDDEAFGSVDAVRQVTDLGREFDIVGVADYYVIRDLMLPRFTSWYIVFAGNEMVVLYTNRSKYASEIDENNWYKIIARPGVIVGVSDKDRDPSGYRAVLVTKLASMYYYHDNHTLYDMLYKNKYSNGELIIKPKEVDLLAPLESGQVDYVISYYSLAVQHHLNYVRLPPQVNLGDPRYAEIYSEVSVTVNGKVVSGQPIMYALTIPYNAPNKRLAIEFIKILLSEEGRKIIEKNGQKSFSPAYVYGSEGLPSELKDLLYTGLITPISG
- a CDS encoding carbohydrate kinase family protein, which gives rise to MGDLCLDIDVYYSKNTEILGNQREAKKVDILLGGSGSNVARIAKRLGLSVMLISSFSDNPIGNLLKYFIESAMGKENLLLAVHHDNEAYTVINIVGKNGVRRAIYHIGSKINGYIGKVQSINLKIFHISGYALELIDYDEFITLLDVLSKKNVKIGLDLFPRIKNVRQEYLNNMLEKLTFLFGNVEEYITLTNSRNIKEAINKLAGMKPSVKVIKLGSGGSLAILKNNIIKEKAFKVKVLSVKGAGDAFIAGFYAAYLKNLPLWLCLRFGNYVASLVVSGNQDMISEELITNIQTL